The Bicyclus anynana chromosome 4, ilBicAnyn1.1, whole genome shotgun sequence genome window below encodes:
- the LOC112046595 gene encoding dentin sialophosphoprotein-like produces the protein MAQTEDTELRDLVIEALEKNGSLAKIRALLRANIFLAFEDDCENLKKNDTFVKVLQLPEGKFCLSIIHEFLEFCNLRNTLFVYKAETRQGKEYNYDSVNTIADKLNISKFDRENEPILLTLLKNCLKASSKASFNQSDKQSGTRRQCRGKINFKDDQNPTYIVKEDSSTNTSHTQSDNSSDEKNKIDLRLTLDNSDTDTSSDSTRGQTRSEYIPNKHINAMNTKMNDNRNVLDQPHQQSDIKSNYNYVTKSNELSEKCLHDLKVINNSSTESTSYAELKPFNMLDTVLLNTPGLPFEEVKKDLKQTSPHNSNSTASKIESLSPSHTLNSISLSKKEISHQDSKASIKNSSGKSGKYDEYSYDFTSPPLSGRRDGSDKSPRSGLQNSNVSKSNNTSIESNQQNSPSSQSSISLSDVADLLSDRSNKKLSPSNISSRHRLRSEKFNRSPIKDHTKLLSDDSGDFSESPIPSLSNLSLDIHSD, from the coding sequence atGGCACAAACAGAAGACACTGAACTTCGTGACTTAGTAATAGAGGCATTAGAAAAAAATGGTTCTCTAGCAAAAATACGCGCTTTGCTACGTGCAAACATATTCTTGGCGTTCGAAGACGATTGTGAAAATCTGAAGAAGAATGACACGTTCGTTAAAGTGCTACAGTTACCTGAAGGTAAATTTTGTCTTTCTATAATTCatgaatttttagaattttgcAACCTCAGAAACACGTTGTTTGTGTACAAAGCTGAGACTAGACAAGGAAAGGAATACAACTATGACAGTGTAAACACGATCGCGGACAAACTTAATATATCAAAGTTCGACAGAGAGAACGAACCTATCTTATTAACTTTGttgaaaaattgtttgaaaGCAAGCTCAAAGGCAAGTTTTAACCAAAGTGATAAACAAAGTGGAACTCGACGTCAGTGTAGgggtaaaattaactttaaagaCGATCAAAACCCTACTTATATTGTAAAGGAAGATTCAAGTACAAACACAAGTCATACCCAATCAGATAATTCTTcagatgaaaaaaataaaattgacttGAGATTGACATTGGATAACTCTGACACAGATACGTCCAGTGACTCAACAAGAGGTCAAACACGTTCAGAATATATTCCTAATAAACACATAAATGCAATGAACACTAAAATGAATGACAATAGAAATGTATTAGATCAACCTCACCAACAATCAGACATAAAAAGCAATTACAATTATGTAACAAAAAGCAATgaattaagtgaaaaatgtctTCATGATTTAAAAGTCATTAATAATAGCAGTACAGAATCCACTTCTTATGCTGAATTGAAACCTTTTAATATGTTGGATACAGTTCTACTCAATACTCCAGGATTGCCTTTCGAAGAAGTTAAGAAGGATTTAAAGCAGACGTCACCTCACAATTCAAATTCTACAGCCTCAAAAATTGAGTCTTTATCCCCAAGCCACACATTGAATAGTATTTCTTTATCCAAAAAAGAGATCAGTCATCAAGATTCAAAAGCTAGTATAAAGAACTCGTCAGGAAAATCTGGAAAATATGATGAATATAGTTATGATTTCACATCGCCTCCCCTTTCTGGTCGACGAGATGGATCCGATAAGAGTCCAAGATCAGGTCTACAAAATTCAAATGTTAGTAAATCAAATAATACATCAATTGAAAGTAATCAACAGAATTCACCTAGTTCACAGAGTTCAATTTCACTATCTGACGTTGCAGATCTATTAAGTGATAGAAGCAATAAAAAACTTAGCCCAAGTAATATATCCAGTAGACATAGACTAAGAAGTGAAAAATTTAACAGAAGTCCCATCAAAGACCATACAAAATTGCTGAGTGATGACTCTGGGGACTTTTCTGAATCGCCTATTCCTTCTCTATCAAATCTTAGTCTTGATATACATAGTGACTGA